The Engystomops pustulosus chromosome 2, aEngPut4.maternal, whole genome shotgun sequence genomic interval atagcgGATAACATTAATCTGCACTCATCTCATCAAAAACAGATTTACTCTATAAATCTTTCATCTTCTTTATCTCATGACACCAGGCAATTGTACTATCTTGAACTCCCTTCTTTGTCctccaacccctgcacccactttTCTTAACTGTTCTGCCGACTTTGTCTCACACTTCAAAAGACCCAATAGCTTCAAGTAAATTCTCACCCTACAATCCCTACAACCCACCAGGATATCCAAAGCTCCTCCCGTATAACTTAATTTTCTTCTCTTGCTATGATGTCCAGCTCACACCTCGCTACTTGTGCACTTGTCACAATCCCATTGCACCTTATCCCTAACCTCACCGCTGTGCTTATCCAAGCTTTTACTCACCTCATTAAATATCCGCTAACCACTGGTCTTGTCCCATTTGAATTCAATACAATCTGGTTACTGACCCAGTCCCTCCACTGAGACTGTCCTGACCAAAGTCTCTAATGATCTACTGTCTCCCAAGGCCAAACACCACtactctgctctcctcctccttgatctGTCCTCTGGTTTTGATACTTTTGACCCTCTTCTCCTGCTGCAGACTATCATTCCTGGGCATCactgatctcctcatacctctctaaCGGGAGCTCCATTGTCACTCTCACACCACCTcttctcctcatcccctctgtttGCATCCACTTGGCTCTGCCTTAGGTTCCCTACTTCatgtacacctctggcctaggacagtTCATTAATGTGCACTAAAAGACAGCTGCTTTGTTGCAAAAACatctctcctgaccatgggtagtatgTCGTATTGTACATAAAATCCGTTAATAAATACTAGAGAGGCTTTTTTGCACACTGTGTCACTGTTAGCCATCTATTCAAGTTTGTTGTAAACGACTAAACCCAGGTATTTGTAGGTGTGGTCCTTGATTTCAATGGGTTTGGAGAGTTTTATTTCTTCACAGACCAATGACCATCTCTTTGGATTTGTCCTCCCGGTTCTTAATACAACCAACAATTTACGTGTCGTCAGAGGATTTTTGTAGGTGTATTTGGTCTGTGTGATATAGTCAAAGGATGTCAGTGTTCTACACTGTGTTAGTAAAAATCGATGATCAGTCTGTCCCCTTGGTTGCACAGTTCTCCCTTCGTTGCAATCCACTTTCAGCATGGACCCCGTTTCACTTCGTGCCCGTAGTGCACAGCTAATCCTAATGAGGGAGCAATGGGTAGATAGTGCCGATCACCGAGGTAAAGGGGAAATGGTTTTATTGTACATACTCACAAATTCACAGTTTAAAACACGCGTATAACAAGCATTAAAAACGCCAAAACACGCCAGACAACTAGTACAGCGATGGGCGCACCCAATTTTGCTAATCTGTACATGGGAGCCTTTGAGCAAGAGTTTATATATTCTATCAATAACCCCTTCAAACAATACATTCACACCTACGATTGCATCATCCTTTTTTTTAAGGCACAGCACAAGAATTTGAGGAGTTTATACGATATCTAAACACAAATGGGTAGCATTCACACACGAAAGCGATACTTAAACAATCAACTTTCTGGATTTGGAGATCTATATTGAAGGGagtcaaatttttccaaaaaacgaCTTTAAGGCCACGGATAATAACAGTTATATAGAATTTAATAGCTGCCACTGTTTCCCTTGGATAGAAAATATACCAAAGGGACAGAAGAATTCAAAGGAATTGCAGCAAGCATGAGGATTTTGAAACCCAAGCTCAAGTCCTAATCTTCGACCAAGCTTTTAAGGAAATCTCGGAGGATAGGCAGAGTGAGAAACCAAATAAAAAGGAAGAGAGAAAGTTAAATGATCCGGTGATGGTGACCAACTATTGTAAGGAGGCTTTGGAGGTAAAGAGGATTATTGAGAAGCATTGGCACCTTGTGACCAATGATCTGGTTTGGTATAAATTGTAACAGATAAAAGGGCTAACAATATTAAAGATATGGTAACATCTAGCTTTGTGAGAGAAGGAACTACCAAAGGTGTGGGACTACAGGGCTTCTATAGTTGCAAAAAATGTCAGGGATGTAAATATAGGGGTTGGATGGATAGAGGAGTAGATTGCAACACGTCTGAATATCTTCTTAAAACCAGGCCTTGTGCTGTTTGATGGCTGACATGATATCACACGTCCTCCACCGACACATTCATCTCCTTTCTTTTTGGTGACATTTCTGGTAGTGGATATGGAAACCGAGTACCTGCCCTTAGCCGGTACAGACTGTTGGTTGACGCTGTACCCCTGACATAGTGACACTGATTAAGTTGATGAATAGATACAGTTTGTCACCCTTAGCTCCTGAcccagtattcaccagagcccgctgcaaagcgggttggacttgctccgGCGGGAtaacaccaggtcgctccgcaggcgcgactttgcccgcggtggtggccaagacgAGGTACAGAATTGacaggcagaatcagagtcgtagtcaggcagaaggtcaggaccggtggcacaggatcagagtcagggatgtagcagaaggtcaagacaggcagcagagaatcgaggtcaggaacggaaaccGAGGTCATGACGGAAAATCACAGGAATCGCAGTATAAAGCTTTCTCTTATGCTATGAGGCACATCCTGCAGGaggcacaggaagaggcaggattattTATTAGGGCAGCCGTCGGCCACCGCCAATCGggcggcgtgctggccctttaaattgatTAGAGCCGGCGTGTGCACGCCCCCGCCTCCTAGAAACATGGAAGCCGCCGCTGGAGCGAGGAGAGGTGAGAGACCCTGTGGCATGCCTGGAGCACACTGAGATACATAGGTGTTCCTGCGACTCGAGAcgtggatcgcaggagcacctgtgacagtcccctttggcctccccctcttttttGCCTGAAGGTACCTCTAAAAAACACTGCGGTCCAGGGTGTTGTCTGCGGGCTCCCAAGGTCTCTCCTctggcctgaaccccttccagtcgagaAAGAACCACTTCCCTCTAACCAACTTCATGTCCATGATCACTTTTACTACAAATTTATCGGTGGAATCCGCCTCTGGAGCAAATGCTGGGAGAAGcaattcaggatgacaggctttagCAGGGAGACACGGAAAGAGTTCGGGATATGCATGGCGGGAGGAAGCTTGTAATATTAATGTGAATTattacctcaaatggacccaggaaacgaggaccgagtttgcagctgggaatcttcagccagacatacctggaggacaaccgCAGTTTATGGCCCATAGAGGAGACTGAAGCTAgccttttggggggttttttgtcAGCCTGGGTTTTGGTTGGAGCGGACGCCCGAAGTAGAGAATATTGAGTCTGCTCCCAGACGGACTTAAGATCTTGAACCAAATCCTCCACGGCAGGAACACGCAAAGAGGGACGGAAAGAGGgagaggtgggcgtggatgtcatccataaacaatgaagaagggagcagcATCGGCAGATTTAGAGTCCAGAGAATTATAGGAGAATTCGGCCCAAGGTAAATCCGTAAATCAGTCGTCCTGTTGGGCAAAAACAAAAtgccgtagatagcagcccagagtctgattaactCTCTCAACTTGCCCGTTAGACTGTGGAGAAGTCCAGCTTTAAATCACAAAAGCATGAACAGATAGTCCCACGTATTGCGAGAAGACTGGGACTTTCACCCAATGAAAAATTCAAGATATCTATGTAGCATTTGGTGAAGACAttgtaaaacttaacttttattctaTAGTAAATTAATATTTTAATCAGACCAAGGTGCTCCAAAACattacaaacaaacaaaaatacacatatatgatcAAATGGTGACAGCCCACTTTGTCACACTAATCATGTCAATAAGAAAAAGTTAAACTGGACCTACATCATTGACCAGTCTATAATGCATCACTGGTAAGTTGACCCTGATGTATGTCAGTCTTGACATGACACAAAAGACAATGGTTCTGAAAACAACTTCACACAGGATATGATCACAATGTCATTAGACAGATGTCATATACAATGCTCAAATTTTTGTGGTTCACCTGTTTACAGATGAATAGTTCAGAATCAACCAGAGTTGGTATGTTTATCCTTGTTTGTGTCAGTGGTGTCTGCTGTTTCCCTGTCCCTGTTTGCCCAGATAAGTCATCCATCCCTTTGTGTAACCATGTCTCAGTGAAAGCAGCTCTTCCTGTAATCACTTGCGTATATATGCAGCGTTATCAGTTAatctatgtttttatgttttgctaTCAGCCATTTCCTCCGCCTTCTCCTCCCGCTTTCTAAATCTTAACATGGAAGACATAGATCTCACAATCTTTTCTCCATGTAACACCTCTCTCTCACCAGACCTACCCATTACTAGTAATGACTCCACACTATCCCTGGTCCCAGGAGTCCCTGCTGCCTTTAACCTTCAATTCCTATAACCAGGTCCCTACTACAACCTACCGCCTCCacctcaagaacatctctcaccTCTTCAACCTAGAGTCAACAAAATTACTAATCCATTCCCTAGTCCTCTCCCACCTGGCTGATGATATctgatctctttttttttttttttttttttttactcaatatTATATCTGCCCACATCACATTGCCTTTACAGCACTAATGGTAATATGGCAGCTATTCAAGTGTAGTGCCGGATTCTTTTCCATCAGGGGAACATAATAATGTTCAAACGTAATAATAACGAACATAATGACCCCTCCAGCTGTACCTTATCACTGCTGAATGCACATTTCCCTCAGATGCCTTCATcttctccacactgcacccctaaaactatAGTCACTTACAGGATAATGTCCcatgaatatatttatatacagcactTATAAGCAATTACTATACATGATAGTAATTTACTTTCCATAGATGACTGTATGTTACTGACTGGCCGCTTTACTTCTGCTTCTAACCGGGGAAAAGAAAACTCTCAATATTTTTTTCTTCAATGTACTTTTAGGAAACAAAAGTgcaagaggttcccatggacgtcccccctcagctccttgtggtgaagtagaagatcatcagtcacatctttccacagaggagggaaatcatggagataagagGCAGTTCTCATGTCCGAAATGTGAGAAATCTCTTAGTCAGGAATCAAATCTTCTCATTCATCTTCAAACTCATCAAGAAGAAAAGTCtttttcatgttcaaaatgtgAGAAAATAATTACCCAAAAATCAAGTCTTGATCAGCATGTGAAaatacacacaggggagaagccattctcatgtactgactgtgggaaatgttttactcataaatcagatcttgttaaacaccagagaattcacacaggggagaagccattttcatgtactgaatgtggaaaaagttttaaTAGAAAAATAAGTCTTGTTcggcaccagagaattcacagaggggagaagccattttcatgtactgaatgtgggaaatgttttactgaaAAATCTAATCTTgttcaacaccagagaattcacacaggggagaagccgttttcatgtactgaatgtgggacaTGTTTTAATGATAAATCATATCTCAttaaacaccagagaattcacacaggggagaagccatattcatgtactgaatgtgggaaatgttttaatgatAAATCACAACTTgttcaacaccagagaattcacacaggggagaagccattttcatgtactgaatgtgggaaaagttttattagaaaattagctcttgttcaacaccagaaaattcacaccggggagaagccatttttgtgtacagaatgtgggaaatgtttttctcaaaattCACATTTAACTCAACATCAGAGAATGCACACAGGGGtgcagccattttcatgtactgcatGTGGGAAAGGTTTTTATAGAAAATTAGGTCTTGTTCGACActggaaaattcacacaggggagaagccatgttAATGTTCGTAGTGAAATAAATTTGACGTGTTTAGATTTCTTTTATTGGATTTCCTTGCTTTGGACTGCTTCTACTGATTCCTGTGAAATATATATTAGTAAAAAGCTTTGATATGTGGGTGGGCAATCAGGTGGATCACCATGAATGTTACTATATAGACTTGTCCTGCATGATTGGCCAAGAtatattgtggggcacatttacttagaacagcGCAGTCTGTAATGTAAATGTGGGCCTGTATGTACGAATGATTACATAATAAATGGTTTCTTAAGGTAATTTTTGTCAGCATTTTGTTTCTTAATCATCCTTGCTAGAAAGTCCTGCAAGGGTCTGCAAGGGTCAGAGCTTAGTGGCTTCCTCTCGCTGCTGGCTCCCATCTAGGAATTGTCACTTAGTCTCCCCCGTCCTCTCAGTGTTTATTTTCTCCAAAATCACCAGTCACACCATGAAAAAGTCCTGAACTCACAATAAACAGATAAAATGTACTATAATGATTGGTGGGACATCTGCCTGGAAGTATAAATATTCCTCTGAGATGCCGGTCAGTGGGCTGCGTAACCAGAGGTCTGTGTGCACCAATAAATGTGAATGTTTTACTGTAACTCTGTTTTCATAATTAATTTTACCAGATTGTTTTGAAAAGGGGAATCGCTTATGACAAACAGAATGATGTACATGTTGTGCCACTTCCCTATAATGGGGGGAGTGGATTAATAAAGGAGAGATAAGACAGGACAGTGAGTCAAAAGCTCCAGCCTCTCCATATGCCCTAAAAAAACTAATAATTTTCACCACTTCTGCGTCCTTCTGAACTTCACTTAGCAGCCGTGGCAAAGTATTCAATAGagcaaaaaaatccaaataaaacAGTACCTTTCTCACTATGTCTCCAAACACGCGAGTAGAGGTAAACTCTTATTGTCCGTTCATCCTCCCGGGTTAGCGCTTCGCCGGCTACAGATGTTCCTGGGGCTCTCATTTCACAGCTAGAAGCCCAGGAAGAAGCCGTAAAGGTGAAACTGTGAGTCGGGCAAGGAGGACCGAACGTGCGATCTTTTATAATTGAAGGCCTTTTTAACTTTGTTTTGTAAGTATATCGATTAAACTCTTTGAATTTAAGAAGAAAAAACCTGTTGCACTATTGCGTCTTGTTTCTTCTTTTATGGAAGCGGAGTCGATGTGTGCCAGAGCTCAACGGAACTAATAGCAGGAAGGTAGTTTCCCAGTCGGAGGACCAGACTCTTGCATCCGGAACTAGCTGTGAACCGAGAGCCCCAGGAACAACTGTAGCCGGCGAAGTGCTAACCCGGGAGGATGAACGGACAATAGGAGTTTACCTCTACTCACGTGTGAGAAAGGTACTgttttatttggattttttttgctcTATTGAATACTTTGCCATAGCTGCTAAGTGAAGTTCAGGAGGACGTAGAAGTGGtgaaaaatatttgttttctttGGACTTTGGtgttttttggactttttttccCCTATTTTTTCCCCCTGCGCCATCCTTTCTGCTAGCTTTTATTTGTTTGGTACTTAGAGTTGGTCGGGTTGTATTGAGTTTTTGTCCTTATTTATAAAAAGTCTCCATATGCCCTGCCTCTGTGTATCCTAAGTGATACAGGACAACCACGAAGATGGTCCTGCCCTATGCCAAATAGGGGACACGAAACAGGACAAGTAACACAAAAGAATGAACAGAGATCCAGGTCAAAAAGGAGATAGCATATAAGGCACACAATTGCAGCCACAAAGGAATTGTCCCAAAACGAGAGCCAAGATAACCAGAAGTAGAGATAACAGAGTAACACTCACACAGATAATATAGCAGGTACAGCAGACCTTTAACCGGCAAGGAGCAAACAgaacatgatggggcacatttacttaccggtcccttggagttcaccgaaagtccattatccaacaataatgcactctgctgcaatccactaagatcatgcgcccaatatcctgcatgtgtcacttccccgcgcaGGTCAGACAGACTTTACCTTCTTCCTGCTtgttagtgcattgtcttgcaacacaatttgaaagttaaatcccgcgatcagtccaaatctgtcggatcaTCTGACAACACCCCCCCAATTTttgccgcatggaagccagtgcagctgtgacatAACTGTTGTGATCCTTAGTGTGCCCCAGTGCCCTCCCATGGTGTCTTACCTCTCCCAGT includes:
- the LOC140119856 gene encoding uncharacterized protein, with amino-acid sequence MEEWEYIEGHKDQYKDIMMEDHQPLTPPGNKSARGSHGRPPSAPCGEVEDHQSHLSTEEGNHGDKRQFSCPKCEKSLSQESNLLIHLQTHQEEKSFSCSKCEKIITQKSSLDQHVKIHTGEKPFSCTDCGKCFTHKSDLVKHQRIHTGEKPFSCTECGKSFNRKISLVRHQRIHRGEKPFSCTECGKCFTEKSNLVQHQRIHTGEKPFSCTECGTCFNDKSYLIKHQRIHTGEKPYSCTECGKCFNDKSQLVQHQRIHTGEKPFSCTECGKSFIRKLALVQHQKIHTGEKPFLCTECGKCFSQNSHLTQHQRMHTGVQPFSCTACGKGFYRKLGLVRHWKIHTGEKPC